The DNA window TCCAGAAGCATGTGATGGTACTCCTCCGGATCGATCCCTCCAAACTGGCCTCCAAAGACTGGTTCTACCAGTCATTCATGACCTTTGCCCTCTGGTTCATCACTCTGACGATCCTGCTCACGACTTCAGTCCAGTGATTGATCATGCGAATAGCTATAGTACATCGAGAACGCTGCCACCCCCGAAAATGCGGGACAGAATGTATCCATTACTGCCCCCGTGTCCGGACTGGCGACGAAACCATCATCATCGGAGAGAGTAAGAAGGCCGAGATCTCTGAGGAACTCTGTGTCGGATGCGGGATCTGTGTGAAGAAATGCCCGTTCGATGCCCTCGATATCATCTCGTTACCTGAGGAACTCGAGGTGCCGACCCATCGGTATGGCAAGAACGGATTTGCCCTGTACGGGCTTCCCATTCCAGTTCCTGGGAAGGTGACCGGGATCCTCGGAGCCAATGGTATCGGAAAGAGTACCTCGGTGAAGATCCTGAGCGGTTCCCTGCAGCCCAACATGGGGGACCTGGAGAGCGGAGCCTCCTGGGACGAGGTGTTGAAGAAGTTTGCCGGCACCGAACTCTTCGACTATCTGAAGATGGTTTCGGAGAAGCAGATCAAAGTCTCCTTAAAACCGCAGTACATCGATTACATCCCGAAGGTCTTCACCGGCACAGCAGAGGAACTGCTGAGGACCACCGATGAACGCGGAAAACTGGACCAGTATGTCTCGGCTCTGAAGTTGGATGCGATCCTCGACCGGAAGATCGACGAACTCTCTGGCGGGGAACTGCAGCGGGTGGCGATCGCTGCCTGCCTCTCCCGGGTCGCCGACTTCTACTTCCTCGACGAGATCACCCCGTTCCTCGACATCTATCAGCGGATGGTGACGGCCAGGCTGATACGGGATCTTGCGGTGGAGAAACCGATTGTGATCGTCGAGCACGACCTTGCGATCCTCGACATGCTGGCCGACACAGTCCATGTCGGTTACGGCCGGCCATCGGTCTTTGGTGTGATCACCAGGCCCAAGGGGGTCCGGATCGGGATCAACCAGTATCTTGACGGGTTCCTGCACGAGGAGAATGTCAGGTTCCGCGAGTATGCGGTGGTCTTTGACAAGCGGGCCCATTCGGTTGAAGCGATGCGGAACGTCCTCTTCACGTTCCCACCGATGACCAAGACCTATCCTGCCTTCTCGCTCGGTGTGCATGGCGGCGAGGTTCGACGGGGCGAGGTGCTCGGGGTAGTCGGAGCCAACGGTATCGGGAAGAGTACCTTTGCAAAACTGCTGGCCGGGGTCGAAGAGCCTGACGGAGGTCCAAACGATCTGAAGGTGAAGGTCTCGTTCAAACCGCAGTATGTGAAAGGGGACACCGATGCAACGGTCGAGTTACTGCTCAGGGGAATTACGAAGAAGTTCGACAGTTCCTACTACCAGCATGAGATCGTCGAACCGCTCTCCCTGAATCCGATCCTCCAGTCTCCAGTAAACACTCTCTCTGGCGGAGAACTGCAACGGGTGGCGATCGCTGCCTGCCTCTCGAAGGATGCCGACCTCTACATCCTCGACGAGCCGAGCGCCCATCTCGATGTCGAGCAGCGGGTCAAGGTGACCCGGATGATCAAGCACCTGGCCGAAGGGCGGGATGCCGGGATCATGGTGATCGACCATGACATCTATATGATCGACATGATCAGTGAACGGATCCTGGTCTTCGAGGGAGAACCTGGCCGGCATGGGGAGGCCGCAGGGCCGTTCGATATGCGGGAGGGGATGAACCGATTCCTGCAGAACCTCGGGGTCACCTTCCGGCGGGACAAGACTGGCAGGCCCAGGATCAACAAACCTGACTCATTCCTCGATCGTGAGCAGAAGACGAACCGTGAGTATTACTATTATACCGCTGAAGAGTGATACAGTCACCACGGGTTTTGCCCTATTGGTCACTCCTTCTTTATTTTGATTGTTATTTTCCCTCATTACCCGACATAAGGATCTACTCTGTTTAAATAGGTTGATACGTATCTTTTAGAGTATATGCGGGAAGAGCGGCTCTCTGATGCGATTCTTTATGAGAAACTGGATCTGATGAAGAACGACTTCTTCGGATACATCGAGCATCACTCAGCAAAAGTGGATGAAAACCTGCCGGTCTTTTACGGGCATGTGTTAGCAGCTCTTGAAAATTCGTTTCCCGATCTCGATGATAGTGCCTTTGATATGTTCATCGATACGATCACGTTCAAGG is part of the Methanosphaerula palustris E1-9c genome and encodes:
- a CDS encoding ribosome biogenesis/translation initiation ATPase RLI is translated as MRIAIVHRERCHPRKCGTECIHYCPRVRTGDETIIIGESKKAEISEELCVGCGICVKKCPFDALDIISLPEELEVPTHRYGKNGFALYGLPIPVPGKVTGILGANGIGKSTSVKILSGSLQPNMGDLESGASWDEVLKKFAGTELFDYLKMVSEKQIKVSLKPQYIDYIPKVFTGTAEELLRTTDERGKLDQYVSALKLDAILDRKIDELSGGELQRVAIAACLSRVADFYFLDEITPFLDIYQRMVTARLIRDLAVEKPIVIVEHDLAILDMLADTVHVGYGRPSVFGVITRPKGVRIGINQYLDGFLHEENVRFREYAVVFDKRAHSVEAMRNVLFTFPPMTKTYPAFSLGVHGGEVRRGEVLGVVGANGIGKSTFAKLLAGVEEPDGGPNDLKVKVSFKPQYVKGDTDATVELLLRGITKKFDSSYYQHEIVEPLSLNPILQSPVNTLSGGELQRVAIAACLSKDADLYILDEPSAHLDVEQRVKVTRMIKHLAEGRDAGIMVIDHDIYMIDMISERILVFEGEPGRHGEAAGPFDMREGMNRFLQNLGVTFRRDKTGRPRINKPDSFLDREQKTNREYYYYTAEE